A portion of the Bombina bombina isolate aBomBom1 chromosome 9, aBomBom1.pri, whole genome shotgun sequence genome contains these proteins:
- the LOC128639837 gene encoding uncharacterized protein LOC128639837 — MNDERARGVPDRAGGSTSTPIGGGSQGGHTAGLDTPLSFVSPPQDMVPTPQRTEGPGTTGVGLSVQPAGGSVAAAPGTSTPSTSAVGVATGPSRIWIIGHSYVHWAALKAHSLPEGQQLGIPTSQASIRWLGRRGLQWDGLPALLQNARHRWGQPHIILLHMGGNDIGSAPALDLINAMRSDVKWICTTFPGVRLAWSNIIPRLRWRYFPTPRIAYRVRKKVNRELGRAVIEVGGFVVRHELISADKKGLYRPDGVHLSDEGLAIFLVDLKTALVSNI; from the exons atgaatgacgagagggctagaggggtcccagacagggccgggggcagtacttctaccccgattgggggcggcagtcaagggggacacacggctggcctggatactcccctctcgtttgtttctcccccacaggacatggtgcctacaccgcagaggacagagggcccgggtacaacgggagtaggactatctgtacagccagcaggcggatcagtggcagctgcaccaggaacatctaccccgtcaacatcggcagttg gtgtggctacaggtccttctcgtatctggataatagggcactcctacgtgcactgggcggcactgaaggcccattctcttcctgaggggcagcagttggggattccgacgtctcaggcatcaatacggtggttgggccgtagaggcttacagtgggatggtttgcctgccctcctccagaatgccagacatcgatggggacagccccacatcatcctccttcacatggggggaaaCGATATAGGGAGTGCACCTGCTCTAGatctcatcaatgcgatgaggtcggatgtcaagtggatctgtaccacgtttccgggggttaggctggcctggtccaacataatcccccggctgcgttggagatatttccccacaccgaggatagcatatagggttaggaaaaaagttaacagggagctgggtagagcagtaatagaggtagggggttttgtggtccgccatgaactgatctcagcggacaaaaaagggctgtatcgcccggacggggtgcacctgtccgacgaagggctggcgatcttcctggtggacctcaaaacggctctggttagtaatatttag